The following is a genomic window from Opitutaceae bacterium.
GCCGTCTCGGCCGGCTGATCGACACAGTCGACGGTGACACCGGGTTCGTGACGCAGTCGGGCGATCGCGGCGGGAAGGACGGGAAAATCGACAAGGAGTTTCATGGCTCAGTCCTTCAAAACGTGACCGGGCACGCTGTTGAACTCGCCGCTGCCAGGCTGGAACGGATACCGGCGGCGCGTTTCGTCCGTGAGAACGATGCCAAGGCCGGGACGGTCGGGCGGGAGCACGTAGCCGTCCTTGATGACGAGTCCCCCATCGATCACCTCGGAGTGGAGCCCGGCGTAGTCGGGTGCGATCTCGAGGATGCGCGTGTTCGGTGCAGCGAAGCCGGCATGCACGTTCTGCATGAGCGAGCCGCCCGCGCCCCAGGCGTGCGTGGCAATCTGGCGGCCGCGATCGGCCATCATTTTCGCCACAACCAGGAACTCGTTCAGTCCGCCGGTGAACGACGCATCGGGCTGGCCGATGTCAAACGAGTCGTGGCTGGCAAACACGCGCCACTCGTACGCCGCGGTGAGACATTCGCCGCCGGCAATGGGTGTGCTGGTGGCCTTGCACAGCTCGGCGTAGCCCCAGGGATCCGTGTAGTGGAGAGGCTCCTCGAGGAAGACGAGGTTGAAGGGCTCGAGAGCGCGGGCGACGGCGATGGCGGTCTCGACGTTCCAGGTCGCGACGGGGTTGTTGCCCATGTGGGCGTCCATCATGAGCCACGCATCCGGCCCGGCGTGACGGCGCATGAAGGCGGCCTTGTCGGCCTCGAAGTCGGCGGCCTCCTTCGACTCCATCGGCATGTACCAGCCCTCGCCCGCGGTGAAGCTGCCTGCACCGACCTTGACGCCGCGGAAGCCGAGCGAGAAGTAGTGGTCCATTTTTCTAGCGAGCTTGTCCTTCGGGTAATTGCTTGGGCCGCCCGTGGCGTAAGCGGGAAGCCGCGTGAACTTCGCGCCGCCGAGGAGCGCGTGGACGGGCTGGTCGAGAAGCTTGCCCTTTAGGTCCCAGAGCGCGGCCTCGACGCCGTTGAGAACGATCGCTCCGAGACCGACGCGACACCAGAAGTTCTGGCTTTGGTACATGCGCCGCCAGAGCTCGGGGATGTCGTCGACATTCCGGCCGATGACAACGGGCTTGAACAGATCGACGATGGCCGGCACGACCTCCGGGCAGAAGTAACCCGCATAAGTCTCGCCGAGCCCCGTGTGCGGGCCGTCGGTGAACACCTCTATGAATGCGGCGCTGCGACGTTTGCGGGCCTCGCGGAGAAAGGGGTCATTCGTGCAGGGACCCGTGAGAAGCGTCGTGCGCACGTCAGTGATCTTCATCGGGCGAGGGCTCCGCAGCTCAGTAACCGGCGGCGGTGTTGACGGTGTTGAGGAGCGGGCGGCCGGTGGCGTAGCGCATGGCGTTCTCACGGAGAAGCCGGTTGAAGGCCGGGAAAAACGCATCGTACACGCCCGACATGTGCGGGGTCATGACCAGGTTTGGAACATCGAAGAACGGGTGGTCGGACGGTGTCGGTTCGCGCACGTAGCAGTCGACCACCGCACCCGCGAGGCGGCCACCGCGCAGGGCTTCGGCCAGTGCGGTTTCATCGACCACGCCGCCGCGGGAGACGTGCACTAGGTGAGCCGAAGGCATGAGCAGCGCAAGTTCGCGCGCGCCGATCAGGCTCCCAGTCGTTGGCGTGCTCGGGACGGTGACGACGATGAGATCGCACTTTGGAAGCATTTCTCCAAGCTGACCAGGGCCGTACCATGCCGCGGGCAGTTCGCCGTGCGGGTCGCCAGTGCCTGGCCACGCGTTGAAGCCGGTGTCCTCGTGAATGGCCGGGTTGTGCTTGCAGCACAGGATGCGCATGCCCAGGGCCGCAAGCTGACGCGCGCTCTCGCGACCGATGCTGCCGTAGCCGACGAAGCCGGCCGTGCGATCGCGGAGGGTGAAAGCGGCCAGGGCGATGCGGTTCGGCCACTTCCTACTGGGCTTGAACTCGAACAACTGCGGCATGCGGTGCGCGAGCATGAGTGCACTGCAGGTGATGTACTGCGCAATGGGCACACCGTGGCAGCCGCTTGCTGTGGTGACGGGGATGCGAGTCCCGCCGACCGGGTGGCCGATGATCTGATTGGCGCCAGCCGACATGAGCTGGACCCAGCGGAGCTTCGGCCAGGCAACGAGATTGCGCGGGACCTGCTCAGTTATGAGCACGTCGACGTCGGCGCCGTCGAGCTTGTCCGGTTCGGACGTGTAAGGCACGGTGGCAATC
Proteins encoded in this region:
- a CDS encoding mandelate racemase/muconate lactonizing enzyme family protein, with translation MKITDVRTTLLTGPCTNDPFLREARKRRSAAFIEVFTDGPHTGLGETYAGYFCPEVVPAIVDLFKPVVIGRNVDDIPELWRRMYQSQNFWCRVGLGAIVLNGVEAALWDLKGKLLDQPVHALLGGAKFTRLPAYATGGPSNYPKDKLARKMDHYFSLGFRGVKVGAGSFTAGEGWYMPMESKEAADFEADKAAFMRRHAGPDAWLMMDAHMGNNPVATWNVETAIAVARALEPFNLVFLEEPLHYTDPWGYAELCKATSTPIAGGECLTAAYEWRVFASHDSFDIGQPDASFTGGLNEFLVVAKMMADRGRQIATHAWGAGGSLMQNVHAGFAAPNTRILEIAPDYAGLHSEVIDGGLVIKDGYVLPPDRPGLGIVLTDETRRRYPFQPGSGEFNSVPGHVLKD
- a CDS encoding D-2-hydroxyacid dehydrogenase; this encodes MKFLFNSPYVLEQTDAEALRAAVAGVEIATVPYTSEPDKLDGADVDVLITEQVPRNLVAWPKLRWVQLMSAGANQIIGHPVGGTRIPVTTASGCHGVPIAQYITCSALMLAHRMPQLFEFKPSRKWPNRIALAAFTLRDRTAGFVGYGSIGRESARQLAALGMRILCCKHNPAIHEDTGFNAWPGTGDPHGELPAAWYGPGQLGEMLPKCDLIVVTVPSTPTTGSLIGARELALLMPSAHLVHVSRGGVVDETALAEALRGGRLAGAVVDCYVREPTPSDHPFFDVPNLVMTPHMSGVYDAFFPAFNRLLRENAMRYATGRPLLNTVNTAAGY